The following coding sequences are from one Syntrophaceae bacterium window:
- a CDS encoding GAF domain-containing protein produces the protein MAAKKEGKDFFQTIKKVSRALGTTLERDKLLDLIVRSAMEAMDAKAAALFLADEKTKQYVAAAQKGLSRKYQHAGPGHVDRVPQELMKKGYLHYRDAVNDKRLENRDLKKAEGIGSILTVPVMVNDRPIGVLSLYTADIRDFSKEEIEFLTTLAEQGGMAVEHARLLETIRANIRISLELLSAINSSLDIRVILQTMTEKVALALGVKAASIRLLNDDRTELRLAASYGLSEKYINKGPIYAERSIAEALSGVPVVVKDAARDKGVQYRKEKVQEGIVSILCVPIKAREDVIGVLRLYTDAPREFSDLEILQVSVLAHHGGLAIQNASLYMMLQNDLKGMKDDAWSHRCWF, from the coding sequence ATGGCTGCGAAAAAGGAAGGGAAGGATTTTTTCCAGACGATCAAGAAGGTGAGCCGCGCTTTGGGAACCACCCTGGAGAGAGACAAACTTCTCGACCTGATCGTCCGGAGCGCCATGGAGGCCATGGACGCAAAGGCGGCCGCCCTGTTCCTGGCGGATGAAAAAACGAAGCAGTACGTGGCGGCAGCCCAGAAGGGACTCTCCAGGAAGTACCAGCATGCCGGGCCGGGACACGTGGACCGCGTTCCACAGGAGCTTATGAAGAAAGGCTACCTTCACTACCGGGATGCGGTGAACGATAAGCGGCTGGAAAACCGGGACCTCAAGAAGGCCGAGGGGATCGGTTCCATCCTGACAGTGCCGGTCATGGTGAACGACCGGCCCATCGGCGTCCTTTCTCTCTACACGGCGGATATCCGCGATTTCTCCAAGGAGGAGATCGAATTCCTCACCACCTTGGCCGAGCAGGGGGGAATGGCGGTGGAGCATGCCCGGCTGCTGGAGACCATCCGGGCCAACATCCGCATCTCCCTGGAGCTGCTGTCTGCCATCAACTCGAGCCTCGACATCCGGGTGATCCTCCAGACCATGACGGAGAAGGTGGCCTTGGCCCTCGGCGTAAAGGCCGCCAGCATCCGCCTGCTGAACGACGACAGGACGGAACTGCGCCTTGCCGCCAGCTACGGCCTGAGCGAGAAGTACATCAACAAGGGGCCGATCTACGCGGAGCGGAGCATTGCCGAGGCCCTCTCGGGTGTACCCGTGGTGGTGAAGGATGCCGCCCGGGACAAGGGCGTCCAGTACCGGAAAGAAAAAGTGCAGGAAGGCATCGTGTCGATTCTCTGTGTCCCCATCAAGGCCCGGGAAGACGTCATCGGAGTCCTCCGCCTGTACACGGATGCGCCCCGGGAGTTCTCGGATCTGGAAATCCTGCAGGTGTCCGTCCTGGCCCATCACGGCGGCCTCGCGATCCAGAACGCGAGCCTCTACATGATGCTGCAGAACGACCTGAAGGGGATGAAAGATGACGCGTGGAGTCATCGCTGCTGGTTTTGA
- a CDS encoding MaoC family dehydratase, protein MTGITIDRMKVGDAAEFAKTVSETDVYLYAGISGDFNPAHLNQAYAEKTFFKGRIAHGMLSAGFISALLGTQLPGPGTIYLRQELNFLAPVRMGDTITARVEVAELIPEKNRARLKTTCRNQDGIVVLDGEAVVMPPKAPKS, encoded by the coding sequence ATGACGGGCATCACCATCGACCGGATGAAGGTCGGAGACGCCGCTGAATTCGCCAAGACCGTTTCGGAGACGGATGTTTACCTGTACGCCGGCATCAGCGGCGATTTCAACCCCGCGCACCTGAATCAGGCCTATGCCGAGAAAACCTTCTTCAAGGGCCGGATCGCCCACGGCATGCTTTCGGCGGGCTTCATCTCCGCCCTCCTGGGAACGCAGCTCCCTGGCCCGGGGACCATCTACCTGCGGCAGGAGCTGAACTTCCTGGCGCCCGTCCGTATGGGCGATACGATTACCGCGCGGGTGGAAGTGGCGGAGCTGATCCCGGAGAAGAACCGGGCCCGCCTGAAGACCACCTGCCGGAACCAGGACGGGATCGTCGTCCTCGACGGGGAAGCGGTCGTCATGCCGCCGAAGGCTCCGAAGTCGTGA